TCGATGCGGCTCGTTCGCACGCCGAGGGGGCACTCGAGGAATTCGAAGCGCTCGGAGCGCCACACTGGATCGCTCGATGTGCACAGATTCAGGGACGAATCGCCGCCGATACCGGTGACCTCCCCCGCGCTCGAGAGCGCCTCGAGGCGGCGCTGGACACGTTCGAAGAAATCGGTGCGTCCCACGAAGCCGCAGAAACCGTCGCGATACTGCTGGAGACGTTCGACAGTGACGAAGACGGGCGCGAGGCGTGCCTCGAGCGTGCTCGAGCGGTGCTTTCAGAGGCCCCCGAGTCAGTTGCGACGCAGTACGAATCGTTGGCTCCCGACGAGTGATCGCTACCGCCAAAATCGGTACTTTCGACGCTTTTCGCTGACGATACGCCGGGTCGTCCCACGAGGTGACACAGTGTTTCGACCCGTAACATGAGGTGTGTGTCAGCCCCGATGACGTTCATGGAACAAGGGTCGTGTGTGCGTTATGGGAATCCTCGAACGCACACGGAAGCCGGTGAGAACGCCGATGGGTTCGGTTTCGGGTCTATGGTGAGTCAGCGAACGACTCGAGTCAGTCGGTCGCTCACGAGGGGTCGTGAGCGATGACCGGGAGTCCAACGCGACGGCAGCTACTGGGATTGTGTGGCGCGGGTCTCCTTACGGGGTTGGCGGGGTGCTCGAGGCTGACCGATCACGAGTTCGAGGCGGAGCCGATCCGTATCCCCGCCGCAGCCGCCACATCGCTTTCCCTGGAGGAACGGAGCCGGGACGACGTCACCAACGAGTGGGAACAGTCCGTCGCCGGGCAGACCGTGAGTGCGACCGTCACCAGTCACGTGTCCCTCTACGGCGCTGGTGGGAATCAGGGAGAATCCGTTGCACAGTTACTCTTTGGAACCGGGGGCGGATTCGCCCTCGGCCCGCCGGGAGTACGAACCAGTATCGTCACCGGAAACTCGCCGCCGATCATCCAGGGCGACCAGTCGCTCGACACCCGCAAGATGGCGCTGTTGGTTCCCGATGAAGCGGTCGGCCGTGGCACCTTCGTCCAGCCCGGCGATACCAGATCGCCCGCCCCGATGGCGCTGTTCCACCGCAGCGCACTCGAGGGCGATCTCGCTGTGGGGGCCGAGGCCGAGGAGCGTCGATCGTCAGAACCGACGGTGGAAATCCCGCTACCGGGGCGTGCATCGACGCTCGAGATACCCGGCGATTCGGACGGTGACACGCAACTCGTCGCCGGTATGGACGGCGCGGTGTTCTCCAGTGACGCGTTCTGGGGCGGGTCCACCGGAGCGACCGAGTCGACTCCCTCGGAGCTGGATGTCGCCTTCATTCCAGGGGGGACGTGGGGCCAGGACATCCTCGACGAATTAGATTCTGGCGAACGGTTTACTGCCGGAGACACGATTGACGCCCCGCTCATCGTGACGCCGACGAGCGCCGTCTTCGAGCGCAGACTCGAAATAACCGACCCTGATGTCGAACTCCCAATCGAGGAGGCAGACGTCGGTCGTCTCGAGGAAGCCCCGGTCGGTGTGACGCTGTTCGTCGACGACGAGGAAGGCGTCGAGCCGATGCCGTACATTCCCGGCGGAACCTGGGTGCCGGGTGAGTCGTTCACGCCGACCCGTCCCGGCGTCGTGGTTTCGTCGTCCTCGAGGGAGGGCGAAGATGCGATCTTTTTCCCCGAAAACCCGGCGGAAGTCTCGAGCGAACTCCCTCGAGCCGAACTGTTCGAAGCGGGCTCGTCGGTTCCGGTGGCGAATACGCGCCTCTACTTTCCGGGAGAAGTGCATATTCCGGGATCGACCTGGATACCAGGCTCTACTTGGATTCCGGGTTCAAGCTGGATTCCAGGTTCCACATGGATACCCGGCTCGAGTTGGATACCTGGTTCGACATGGATACCGGGCTCTACTTGGATCCCGGGTTCAAGCTGGATTCCGGGCTCGAGTTGGATCCCTGGATCGACCTGGGGAACCGGTCATTCATCCAAACAACCGTTCGCCAGCCTCACCCTGGGAACCCATCCGGCAGCCGCCTTCGAACTCTCCGAACCGGATTCCGAAATGCGCCAGTTGTTCGGCGACTCGTTCGAACCCAGCCACGTCGTGGAATTTCCGGCGACACCTTCACTCGAGGCCGATACCGTCGACGCCGCGAGCGCAACCTGGGCGTCAGCCGCCGACCTCGAGGGTGGTGGCGGGCCAACGATCGGCGGGCTGTCGACACCGACCGCGAGCGTCCTGGGCCAGTCGCTGAACCCGGTCGCCGGAAAGTCACCCTCGGAACTGCTGACCGATACCGAGACGCGGTCGCTCCTCGGCCAGTACGGCTTCGCGGAACTCGGCGACAACTGGCTTCGAGGACCCGAGCGCGTCTCCACCGCGTCCCTTTCGTTCGTCGGCTCGAGCGACACCTCGTGTGAAACGTTCGCCGGGGTGACCGGCTCGAGCGACAATCCGAACGTCGTCTACGCTCACGTGGCCACCGTCGAGAACGGAGACGACGTCGTCCTCGCGGCATCCGTGGAGGGGTGGGGAGTCAGCGACACCGACCGCTCGTACGTCGGCGACGACGGCTACCAGCGTAAAAGCGATCTGGAGGATAGCGTCGATGACGCACTCGCGGCACTCGAGGCGTTCGAGCACGGCTGATGTGTGAGCAGGGGGCGTGACCTGGCGGGATGAATCAGTCCCCCTCGAGGATCACCTGTCCCACGACGTGACACAGTGTTCTGACCCATAACATGAGGTGACTGTCACCAATCGCGTTCTGTAATGGGACGACGACCTGACGCGGTGCCCGAACAGAAACGGACACGTAACCACCGATCGACGAACGAAAACTTCCATCGTGATGGGGCTGACGGCAGAGACGGAGTAGCGTCTACTCGAACAGACACGATGGGTCGGCGCCGACTGCTTCGAGCGAGCGCCGGGGCAGGTATCGCAGTGACCGGGGTCGCCAGTGTGGGAACCACCGCCGCCGCCGCAACGAGCGCTGGTGACGTCATCTGGACCTACGGTGAGACGGAACTCGAGTGTAGCCCACCGCCGGAGACCTTCGGGGCACCGCTGACGGTCGTCAACGGGCGGGTGTACGCGGGGACGACCTGTGTACACATCCACGTCATCGATTCGGCCAGCGGCGAGCAGGCCCAGACGATCTACACGAACGCGACGACGAATCGTGCCCCGAGCGTCGTCAACGATATCGTCACCTTCGCGCCGAACAATCACGAACTCAAAGCCTACGATTACCAGGAAGAAGAGATACGTTCACAACGTATCTGGGAAACCGACGTCGGCGGAACAGCAAACACGCGAGTCAGCGCCCCGACGGTCTATCAGGGCACGGTCTACACGACCAATCACGACGGCCCGCCCTACTGCCACGCCGTCGACCTCTTTACCGGGGACGTCCTGTGGAGCTACGACGAGTACGAACTCGGCGAAGCCCCGGTCGTCGTCGACGGGATGGTGTACGCGTCCGGAAGAGGGGGTATGCTCGTCGCACTCGACGCCAAGTCGGGCGACGAAGAGTGGGTCTTCGACATCGGTGACACGAGCGAGTCAGCACCGACGGTGGCCGACGGAATCGTGTACGCCGGGAGTGAAGACGGTCACCTCTATGCAGTCGATGCATCGACGGGCGACGAGGAGTGGCGATTCGATGCAGGTGGAGCGGTCACAGCCACTCCAACGGTCGCCGACGGCGTGGTCTACGTCGGGAGCACCAGCGAGACGCTGTACGCTGTCGACGGTGCGAGCGGTGACGAGGAGTGGCGCTTCGACACCGAAGAATGGCCGCAGTCTCCGACGGTCGCCGGTGGAAGCGTCTTCGTCAGTACCCAGGGTGCGGGTCTGTTCGCGCTGGATACCGATGGAAACGAATTGTGGCACTTCGCCGAATCGGAACTCGAGGACGACCTGTATCCCAATATGACGGCCCCTATCGTCGTCGATGGCGTGCTCTACGTGACGACGTCCGACGGCATGCAGGGCCATGTGCACGCGATCGACGCAGGCGTCGACGGCTCGAGTGTCGACTCTCGAGTCATGCTCGGAACGAACGGCCATCACGAGGCCTGGGCCGAAACGGCGGCAGTCGCAAGCAGGCCGTCGGACGCTGGTGAGGGATCGACAGGCGATGACGACGGTGCGGGTGGCGATGACTCGAGCACAGACGGCCTCACCGGAACCGGCTCCAGCGATGGTGGCGCCGATGATGGGCTTCCTGGCCCCGGTGTCGTTGGAGCGCTTGCCAGTCTCGGTGGGGTCGCGTACTGGGCCGCCAGACGGACTGATGAGGGAGAAGACGATCAATGACTGTCACACCGACACGACGCCAGTATCTGGCACTCGGCGGTATGGGCGTGCTTGTCGGACTCGCGGGGTGCTCGAGCGAGGGGTCCAGCGACGATAGCGGCGAAACGAGCACCGATGACGACGAACAGGGTTCCGACGAGGACGAATCGGCTTCCGGCGGAGATGACTCGTCTGGCGGGGGAGACGGATCAGACGGTGAGGATGATTCGGCAACCGATGGGGAGAATGGAGACACGTACCCGACCGAGGGCGAGCCGACTGACGCCGTCATGCGTGAGGTACTCAACTGGACAGGGTCGTACGTCATGGATGTCGAATTCACCGGTGACCAAGCCGGTGGACTGACGCAGACGGTTCACGAGGGCGACTCACACATTGTCATGAACGTGGGAGTGGAGGCGGAAGCGTACGAGGTCGACGGGGTGAAATACGAGGTCGCCGCCGGCCAGTGTGTAATTCGAGCGGAACCGGAGGCCACACAACAGGCCCCCGACGTTGCTGACCCGAGCGCAGACGCACCTTCGGTCGAAGCGACGGAAATTACGACGCGCGAGGGAAAGCCGGTGTACGTTTTCGAACTTCCAGGGCCGGATGCTGGGACCTGGCACGTCAGCACGGAGACGGGCTATCCCGTCCAATTCGAGACGACGTCGTTCGTCGCGACGTTCCACTCGTGGGGCGAGACGGACCCGATTTCGCCGCCGGATATGAACTGTCAGGAAGTGTAACTTGCTGCATGCCACTATTGGCGTGGCAGCAATCACGATGGCCGAAATTTCCAGGCTTCGCCACTGGCTCACACGACCTGGCTATCACGCTTTGATGGAACCTCTCATCTATTGAGTAACTCGATCGAATTCTCTTTCGTGAAACGTTTCCGGAAACGCTATTTTCGAACGCGAAACCAACCGACTGCGCCGTGTCGAACTCACGAAATACCCGTTCCATGAAATCCGGAAACGACACGCCACGGCTTATCAGGTAACTGGACGTATCAGTGTGTATGTCGAAACAACCCATTTCGAATGGAGACGCACCACGAAGCGAACTGACGCCTGACCGGCCGACTCGAGGTGCCGACCGAAACCGAACCCTCGTCGACGGTCCGAACGCGAGTGAGGGCGACCCGTTGTTGCCGACGCTCGAGCCAGGGCTCACACTCCTGGACGTCGACGGCGGCCGCGGGGTGCCGGCGCTGCAGTCGCTCGCGCTCGATCATCTGCTCTCGAACGAGGGGCCGGCGTTCTGGGTCGACACCGACGGACACGCGACGACGACGTCGCTCGCTCGCCTGGCTCCAAGTCCCCGAGTCCTCGAGCGAATTCACGTTTCCCGTGGATTCACCGCCTACCAGCACTACGGCGCGATCTGTGATCTGCGTCGGGCGATCAATCGCACGATTCGAACGTCGGCACGCGGGCGGCCGGGTGCTCGAAGTGGGTCGTCCGGGGTTTCGATATCGAAGACGACGAAAACCGACTCGAAAGGGACTCGAGGGGACTCCCCATCCGAAACTGTCGAGGGGGCGCCACTCACGCCGTCGCTGATCGTCGTCCCCGCGCTCGATGGCCGGTATCGAAGCGAGGACTCGCTTCGCGGCGAGGACGCACACACCTTGCAGTCCCGGACGCTCGCCCAGTTGGTCGCCTACGCGAACGGGTACGACGTGCCCGTCTTGTTCACCCGCACTGCGGACGACGAATTCTCGGCTCCACTCGAGACCGCGGCCGACTACCAGATCCGCTGTGAGCAAACTCGGATGGGGCCGCGATTCGTGGGCGAAGACTTCGAGACGCTCGTCTACCCCAGCGCCGACGGCAGGACCTACCAGACGACCATCGCCTATTGGCGACAGGTGCTCGAGGCCCGCGTTGGCGTGGGAACGGGCACGTCGACACCGACGCCGACCGCTGGGACGCCCGATGACGGTATCGGCGTCGCGCGAACGAGCGATGGCGGGTCGGCGACGTTCACGGCGAACCCGATGCTCGATGCGTGGACTGGCGCGGCGGGCGCCGGAGGTCGATAACGATGGGGCGAACCAACCCGACCTATCGCGACGCACTGCGGGTAATCGAATCGAACTGGGCGGACTTTCGACGGGCGCTCCGTGGCCAGGACCAACCCCTGTTCGATCAGCTGTTCAGCTACGCCTTCGAGCACGCCGACGCTGGCGGGTTGCTCAATCACCACGACCCGCTGTTGTCGGCCCTGTTCAGTATCGACCTCGAGCAGGAGTCCCGAATCGAAACGTTCGGTGACCAGCTCGAGGCGTTCGAACACGACCTCACAGCCCACGAACGCCGGTTCGACACCTACGAGGAACGCCTCGAGACGCACGAAGACCGACTCGAGACCTGCGGGGACAAACTCGACCGGTGTGACGACCAACTCGAGGCCTACGCCGAGCGTGTCGCCGACCTCGAGGCGGCGCTCGAGGGGCTGGCAGCGGTGGAGGCCACCGCAGAGTCCCGGGCGGAATCGACGGCCGGCTCGGACCGTGACGCGTTCGGGAACTAGCCCCATGGTATTCACCATCGACTTTCTCGACGACGGCCGGGTCCTCGAGTGGGAAGCCACGAGCGACGGGCCCGTCGTGAACGAGCGGACGGGATACACTCCACGACTGTACATCGGCCCGCGTACGCCGGACGAGAACCCCGATTTCGACGTACTCGAGGCCGTGTTTGCGGACCATCCCGACGTTGCTGGAACCGAACGCGTCTCTCGTCGGCCCGGCTTTCGCCGGGAGCCGGAATCGGTCCTCGCGATAGACGTTGTCCACGTCGACCGGGTCACTTCGGTGGCTCGCCAGGCGCAGCAGGTTGCCACCGAGCCGGTCGGTGACCTCGCCTTTTTCAACGTCGATTTGTCACGAGAGTTTCACTACTGTCTCGAGACGGACACCGATCCGACGCCTGGAGACGTGCTGTCGACGCTCGAGTTGGCCGTTCCGCTGCCGGAGACGACCGGCGATGCGTATCGTGAACTGACTGTCGACGACGAGACGGTATCGGGGTCGCCCGAACGGGTACTGGGTGCCGTCCAGTCCGCGCTCGAGGCGACCGATCCGGACGTCCTCGTCTGTTCGACGGCCGAAATCGTCCCGACGCTGTATCGAATGGCCGATGCGGCTGGTCTCGAGACCTTTACGCTTTCTCGCTGGCCGGCGGAAGGGGGTGAAGAGATTGCGTATCAACAACTCGCCGGCAACTCGACGTACGCGAGTTACGGGCAGGTCGGGCACTCACCGGCGCGGTACAACGTTCCCGGGCGGGCGATAATCGACGAGTCGAACACGTTCTTTTACCACGAGACGAACCTCGAGGGCGTGTTAGACCTCGTTTCGCGCTCGAGAAAGCCCCTACAGGAACTCGCCTGGGCCTCAATCGGAAACGTCCTCACCGCGATTCAGATCCGTGAGGCCCACGACCGGAACGTTCTGGTACCGTGGCACTCCTGGCGACACGAGTTGCCGAAGTCGATGGCGACGCTCCACGAGGCCGACCGCGGCGGCTTCATCTTCGCTCCGGCGGTCGGTCTGCACGAGAACGTCCACGAACTCGATTTCTCGAGCCTGTACCCGAACATCATCTGTACGCGAAACGTCTCCCCCGACGTGATCCGGTGTACCTGTCACCGCGAGCGAAGCGATGTCCCCGGCCTCGAATATGCCATCTGTGACGAGCGAGGCTACCTCGTCGACGTCCTCCAGCCGCTGATCGACGCCCGCGACGACATCAAGGCTGCAATCGGCCGGGAACGCGAGTGCGAGGAACCCGACGGGGACCGTCTCGACGCACTCGAGGGGCGTTCGAGCGCGTTGAAGTGGATTCTCGTCGCCTGCTTCGGCTATCAGGGGTTCAACAACGCCAAGTTCGGTCGCATCGAGTGTCACGAGGCAATCAACGCGTTCGCCCGCGACATTCTACTCGAGGCAAAGACGACCCTCGAGGCCGGTGGCTGGCGGGTCGTCCACGGTATCGTCGACTCCATCTGGGTCACGCCGGACCCGGATATCGACGAACCCGAGCGGCGGGACCTCGAGACGCTCGCGAGCGAAATTACCGAATCCGTCGGGATTCGACTCGAGTACGAGGCACATTACGACTGGGTCGCGTTCGTCCCCCAGCGTGGGCGTGAAACCGGGGCGTTGACGAAGTATTTTGGCTCGGTCGCGGGCACGGACGAGTACAAACTTCGGGGTATCGAAGCCCGCCAGCGCTCGACACCACCGTTCGTCGAGACCGTCCAGCGCGAGTGTCTCGCGATCCTGGACGAAACCCGGTCACCGGAAGCCGTCGTCGATCGGGTCGAGCGTGAAATCGGCCGGTTGTACGCCGGGCGGGTGGACGCGAGCCAACTCGTCGAGCGAAATCGCGTCTCGAAACCGCTCGAGAACTACAGCCAGTCGACGCGAAACGTCGCCGCCCTCGAGCGTGCCCGCGAGCAGGGACTCACGGTCCATCCCGGGCAGGATATCGAGTACGTGGTCGTCGATGACGAGAAATCCTCGCGGGATCGTGTCGCTCTCGTCCACGAGGAGACCGAGTCGTACGACCCGTCATACTACGAGACGCTACTCGTTCGGGCGGTCGAGAGCGTCCTTTCCCCTCTCGGTTGGGACCGAAACGACATTCGACGAGAGCTCGCCGGCACACGAGTAGTCGGTATCACGGACTGGGGGTAACGAAATCCGCCCATAGGAGTTTGTAACTCGCTGACCCACTCGAACGCCCCCTCGTGACCGGACCGGCGGGCGATGGGCTGTCACGTGCTGCCCGACACCGCACGGTGGCACTGGGCAGGGGTGTCGAGCACACGAGAACTGGTGTGGCTACCAGTCGTAACTGTCCGTGACCGATACTCGAGGTCGTCATCCACGTCGTCACCCCGCTCGGTCGCGATAATGAACCGGACCTCGAGGACGACCCCTTCGTCGGTGTGGTCTGTGATCGCGTCGTGGATGCGGTCGGTCAACTCGGGTATCTGTCCCGGATCATCGCCGGAGGCGGTGACGACGATCCGATCGACCGACCGAATTGGATAGTCGTCGTCGAGTCGTACCTCGACAGATTCGACCTCGAGGGTCTCGTATTCGGCTTCCTCGAGTGCCGAGTCGATCTCTTCGTTTGCACTCGAGGAAAGTTGGGTCGTCTGAAAATCGAGGACGGTGATGCTCGCAAGCGGCGCAGCGAGGATGACCAGTCCGACCCCAAAGATAGCCGCGTATGTGTACGTTTGCTTGCGGGTCGGCGAGACGTCGAACAGCCCCTGTGGTCGGTACCCCGTGACCCAGAGGGTGGCGAGTGCGGCGAGGTTGATCGAAAGGACGTTGACGGCGACGAGGATCGCTGCACCCATCGCGGCCCCGTACATACCCCAGGCGACCGTGATTCCGACTGCGGCGGCGGGTGGAATGAGTGCGGCAGCGATCATCACACCGACGATAGCTTCCGAAAAGCCACGCGTTAGACTCAGTATGCCGGCGACACCGGCACCCAGCGCGACCGCCAGCGAGAGCAGATTTGGGGAGACCCGTTCTTGCAGTTCAGCGACGACCACGATATCGACGCCCCCTGGCTCGAGGCCAGCCAGTCGACCCAGCGTGGCGAGGCCGATCGAGGCGGCGACGACGATCATGAGGCCGCTTGCCTGATAGACAAATCCGGTTCTCTTGAGGTCGTCGTCACCGGTGACGATGCCGACGTTCGCCGCGAGCGCGGGGCCGATCAACGGTGCGATGACCATCGATCCGACGACGACTGCTGGCGAATCTGCGAGCAATCCGACGGTGGCGACGACAGCACTGATGAGCAACATCGTCACGTAGATTGAGAACACCGGGGTGAGTTCGTCGGCTTTCGTCCGGAGTACCTGCCTCGAGGTTTGTGCGCCTTTCGTGCCACCCTGACTGTACTGCTCGAGCAGGTCCTCGAACTGCTGGGAGATGACGGTCTCAGCGTCGACCACGACGACGCGTGCTTCATCGCTGACTCCGGCGCGGTTCAGGCGGTCGAGGACGTGCTCGACGGCTCGTGTCGGCAGCGGAAAACGAACGACGGCGGTATAGCCCCGACCGCTCGTCTCGTCGCTAACGACGTAATCGATCCCCTCGTCTTCGAGGATGTCCAACACGGGGCCTCGAGCACCTTTGGGTACCGCGATTTCGAGATAACGCATGTAGTTGTCCGCCCACGTCTGAGAGTAAATGTATGGGGGCGGCGAACGGATGGGTCCGCCCCATCCTGTTGCTGGCACCGTCGGAGCCCACAGAGTGGATGGAGGGGTCGTTGACGGACGTTTCGTGCTGGCCAGGGCCTATTCGTCGGTAGCTGGCTCGTCCGTTTCCAGATACTCGCCACGAACGATGATGACTGGATCGACCGACCGCCTGGCGATCCGTTCGGCTCGGTCCCGGAAAATCATTCGCCGTATAGAGGGTCTGCTTTCGCCGACGACGAGCAGGTCGTGGTCTGTTGCCGCCTCGAGGATAGCGTCGGTTGGCTTGCCATCGACGACGGTTGTGTGGATTCGATCCCGTTCGATCCCGTGCGCCTCGAGAACCGAGGCTCCAACCTCGAGCGCGGTTTCCCCTCGCTTGCGTCCTGATTCACTCGATGCGACGTGATAGAGCGTGACGTCGATGTCGGTGTCGGTGAGAACCGTTGCGACCAGTTGGGCAACGTGCTCGACGTTGACGTCACCACGGATGGCGACGAGCATCGTCTCGAGAACCGGCGCGGGATTCGGTAGCAGGACCGAATCGCAGGCGGTCTCGAGGGCGACGCGTTCGAACGTTTTGAACCGGTCGTGAGTGAACACGAGGCGCGTACTAACGGCACAACCGGCGCTTTCGAACGCCTCACGGCGCTCCTCCAGTTCTGCCCGTGCCCGTTCTTCGTGGGCCGACTGTGCCTGCTGGGGTGACGTTTGGTCGGGAATCTCGTGATACCCGAGCAGGACGACCGGTATCGAGGCGAGCGCGTCGATTACCGTCGTCGGGATTGACGCAGCGCCAAGGACATCAATGGGGACGAGGATTCGGTGATCGTGACGTTCACTCATTGTGTACCGTCCATGATAGCTGGTAGCGGCAGTACACCGACGACAGCAATTATACTTTGGGGGTAAGCGTTGGCTACCGTCAAGATTGGACGGGGTACTGAGTTACTTCCCAATCCTGCACTTGTGAGAAATCATGCGGATGTGTTCGATTACACTCCCGGGTCGACGGTTGGGAGGGTACTGAAGCGAGTTTTGTGGGGGCGGATTGGTGCGTGTGGATGCAAACTGTGACAGGACAGGCGT
The DNA window shown above is from Natronosalvus amylolyticus and carries:
- a CDS encoding DUF6517 family protein, producing the protein MTGSPTRRQLLGLCGAGLLTGLAGCSRLTDHEFEAEPIRIPAAAATSLSLEERSRDDVTNEWEQSVAGQTVSATVTSHVSLYGAGGNQGESVAQLLFGTGGGFALGPPGVRTSIVTGNSPPIIQGDQSLDTRKMALLVPDEAVGRGTFVQPGDTRSPAPMALFHRSALEGDLAVGAEAEERRSSEPTVEIPLPGRASTLEIPGDSDGDTQLVAGMDGAVFSSDAFWGGSTGATESTPSELDVAFIPGGTWGQDILDELDSGERFTAGDTIDAPLIVTPTSAVFERRLEITDPDVELPIEEADVGRLEEAPVGVTLFVDDEEGVEPMPYIPGGTWVPGESFTPTRPGVVVSSSSREGEDAIFFPENPAEVSSELPRAELFEAGSSVPVANTRLYFPGEVHIPGSTWIPGSTWIPGSSWIPGSTWIPGSSWIPGSTWIPGSTWIPGSSWIPGSSWIPGSTWGTGHSSKQPFASLTLGTHPAAAFELSEPDSEMRQLFGDSFEPSHVVEFPATPSLEADTVDAASATWASAADLEGGGGPTIGGLSTPTASVLGQSLNPVAGKSPSELLTDTETRSLLGQYGFAELGDNWLRGPERVSTASLSFVGSSDTSCETFAGVTGSSDNPNVVYAHVATVENGDDVVLAASVEGWGVSDTDRSYVGDDGYQRKSDLEDSVDDALAALEAFEHG
- a CDS encoding PQQ-binding-like beta-propeller repeat protein; the encoded protein is MGRRPDAVPEQKRTRNHRSTNENFHRDGADGRDGVASTRTDTMGRRRLLRASAGAGIAVTGVASVGTTAAAATSAGDVIWTYGETELECSPPPETFGAPLTVVNGRVYAGTTCVHIHVIDSASGEQAQTIYTNATTNRAPSVVNDIVTFAPNNHELKAYDYQEEEIRSQRIWETDVGGTANTRVSAPTVYQGTVYTTNHDGPPYCHAVDLFTGDVLWSYDEYELGEAPVVVDGMVYASGRGGMLVALDAKSGDEEWVFDIGDTSESAPTVADGIVYAGSEDGHLYAVDASTGDEEWRFDAGGAVTATPTVADGVVYVGSTSETLYAVDGASGDEEWRFDTEEWPQSPTVAGGSVFVSTQGAGLFALDTDGNELWHFAESELEDDLYPNMTAPIVVDGVLYVTTSDGMQGHVHAIDAGVDGSSVDSRVMLGTNGHHEAWAETAAVASRPSDAGEGSTGDDDGAGGDDSSTDGLTGTGSSDGGADDGLPGPGVVGALASLGGVAYWAARRTDEGEDDQ
- a CDS encoding type B DNA-directed DNA polymerase — translated: MVFTIDFLDDGRVLEWEATSDGPVVNERTGYTPRLYIGPRTPDENPDFDVLEAVFADHPDVAGTERVSRRPGFRREPESVLAIDVVHVDRVTSVARQAQQVATEPVGDLAFFNVDLSREFHYCLETDTDPTPGDVLSTLELAVPLPETTGDAYRELTVDDETVSGSPERVLGAVQSALEATDPDVLVCSTAEIVPTLYRMADAAGLETFTLSRWPAEGGEEIAYQQLAGNSTYASYGQVGHSPARYNVPGRAIIDESNTFFYHETNLEGVLDLVSRSRKPLQELAWASIGNVLTAIQIREAHDRNVLVPWHSWRHELPKSMATLHEADRGGFIFAPAVGLHENVHELDFSSLYPNIICTRNVSPDVIRCTCHRERSDVPGLEYAICDERGYLVDVLQPLIDARDDIKAAIGRERECEEPDGDRLDALEGRSSALKWILVACFGYQGFNNAKFGRIECHEAINAFARDILLEAKTTLEAGGWRVVHGIVDSIWVTPDPDIDEPERRDLETLASEITESVGIRLEYEAHYDWVAFVPQRGRETGALTKYFGSVAGTDEYKLRGIEARQRSTPPFVETVQRECLAILDETRSPEAVVDRVEREIGRLYAGRVDASQLVERNRVSKPLENYSQSTRNVAALERAREQGLTVHPGQDIEYVVVDDEKSSRDRVALVHEETESYDPSYYETLLVRAVESVLSPLGWDRNDIRRELAGTRVVGITDWG
- a CDS encoding TIGR00341 family protein, yielding MRYLEIAVPKGARGPVLDILEDEGIDYVVSDETSGRGYTAVVRFPLPTRAVEHVLDRLNRAGVSDEARVVVVDAETVISQQFEDLLEQYSQGGTKGAQTSRQVLRTKADELTPVFSIYVTMLLISAVVATVGLLADSPAVVVGSMVIAPLIGPALAANVGIVTGDDDLKRTGFVYQASGLMIVVAASIGLATLGRLAGLEPGGVDIVVVAELQERVSPNLLSLAVALGAGVAGILSLTRGFSEAIVGVMIAAALIPPAAAVGITVAWGMYGAAMGAAILVAVNVLSINLAALATLWVTGYRPQGLFDVSPTRKQTYTYAAIFGVGLVILAAPLASITVLDFQTTQLSSSANEEIDSALEEAEYETLEVESVEVRLDDDYPIRSVDRIVVTASGDDPGQIPELTDRIHDAITDHTDEGVVLEVRFIIATERGDDVDDDLEYRSRTVTTGSHTSSRVLDTPAQCHRAVSGST
- a CDS encoding universal stress protein; this encodes MSERHDHRILVPIDVLGAASIPTTVIDALASIPVVLLGYHEIPDQTSPQQAQSAHEERARAELEERREAFESAGCAVSTRLVFTHDRFKTFERVALETACDSVLLPNPAPVLETMLVAIRGDVNVEHVAQLVATVLTDTDIDVTLYHVASSESGRKRGETALEVGASVLEAHGIERDRIHTTVVDGKPTDAILEAATDHDLLVVGESRPSIRRMIFRDRAERIARRSVDPVIIVRGEYLETDEPATDE